From the Salvelinus alpinus chromosome 32, SLU_Salpinus.1, whole genome shotgun sequence genome, one window contains:
- the LOC139562593 gene encoding rho guanine nucleotide exchange factor 33-like isoform X2, whose product MENGKSDEQDQEMEEANLEIAQLQALVVELRTGLQGVLQDMSALQQRDKGLEERAQGQQSDVDDRIMGIRNSLNTFKEDLSGALSQIKEVTSRQRELQKGLELLQSETGREILSVQQRKSSKGDCIGEGHGCLSNQTELNVIQHYFASLPSGSPQMSTASTQTSNSEQDAASGQPQRAQSKSPVWRERKESRDDTDAQSVPENGKRQVAALELLESERVYVSYLSLLLKANITFNSSEALHTKDKRPFPSSLRFLIQQHLELLHTLQERVLKCQWQGIMGDVFMRLTSKESDFLDFYVSYLKELPECLSVVSMLTTTSLKAAGLFEGDIMGDETHPSLHTLLLQPVQRIPEYLLLLQTLLKQTDAEHPDYYLLLLCIQQFSAFTAQYAHLLQHNQELLLHNRKELKRSASDPGSDLVFWSTMKQFFKNVDCGNVMQANEMGSPYPSSNAILEHANQVKRSKQRLLEQIQSRRFQDWESEAHHSDSAIPFFSPDTDPRLKPPCLQSIPEMGSSERLPSKRLPPGSAMADTLGEFLLPGDAPGLEGLYEDTNSSLHNMSMFDQCSSASSDSSIDIAFVRYPKSHQAVREVYNSGGSRESGYKQLPGRGCVSPDEAGMMRVHHHRPLQADQRKSKSLNGLQLDSTVSGDSGPGHLSDHLRGHGAHQHPKLERQSSNKYHPRSSKSQSSNNSPISPPQQKAEPERQIAATEELHNHHNKVRIREWMDEGHSYQAMRTLGAYPGGRSQDGRLRGITTPPSVRGAGNRRREDSEAPSRSSSRKSRGEERKTRTKIRQKARTPVSKRQSIPQELPT is encoded by the exons ATGGAAAACGGCAAGTCAGATG AACAAGACCAGGAAATGGAGGAGGCCAACCTGGAGATTGCTCAG CTGCAGGCCTTGGTGGTGGAGCTGCGTACGGGGCTGCAGGGAGTGTTACAGGACATGTCTGCGCTGCAGCAGAGGGACAAAGGTCTGGAGGAGAGGGCTCAGGGCCAGCAGAGCGATGTGGATGACAGGATCATGGGAATCAGGAACTCCCTCAACACATTTAAG GAGGACCTGAGCGGTGCTCTATCCCAGATCAAAGAGGTTACcagcagacagagagagctacagaAAGGCCTGGAGCTCCTCCAATCAGAGACCGGCAGAGAGATCCTGTCCGTTCAACAGAG GAAAAGCTCCAAAGGGGACTGCATTGGGGAGGGGCATGGGTGTCTCTCCAACCAGACAGAGCTCAATGTCATCCAGCATTACTTTGCCAGCCTACCCAGCGGCTCTCCACAGATGAGCACAGCCTCCACACAGA CCTCTAACTCAGAGCAGGACGCAGCCAGTGGCCAGCCCCAGAGAGCTCAGTCCAAGTCTCCAGTgtggagagaaaggaaagagagccGAGACGACACGGATGCACAGAGCGTCCCAGAGAACG gtaAGAGGCAGGTTGCTGCCCTGGAGCTGTTGGAGTCAGAAAGGGTATATGTGTCATACCTGTCTCTGCTgctgaaagccaacatcaccttCAACAGCTCAGAGGCCCTCCACACCAAAGACAAACG gccATTCCCCAGTTCTCTACGCTTCCTCATCCAGCAACACCTGGAGCTTCTCCACACCCTGCAGGAGAGGGTCCTCAAGTGCCAGTGGCAGGGCATCATGGGAGATGTATTCATGAGGCTCACCAGCAAAGAG AGTGATTTCCTGGACTTCTACGTGTCGTATCTTAAGGAGCTGCCTGAATGTCTGTCTGTGGTCAGCATGTTGACCACCACCTCACTAAAAGCAGCCGGCCTGTTTGAG GGTGACATCATGGGGGACgagacacacccctctctccaCACTCTGCTCCTCCAGCCAGTACAGAGGATCCCTGAGTACCTTCTGCTGCTGCAG ACCCTGTTGAAGCAGACGGATGCAGAGCACCCTGACTactacctgctgctgctgtgcaTCCAGCAGTTCAGTGCCTTCACTGCCCAGTACGCCCACCTACTGCAGCACAACCAAGAGCTGCTCCTGCACAACCGCAAGGAGCTCAAGAGGTCAGCTTCTGATCCAGGCTCAGATTTGGTGTTTTG GTCAACTATGAAGCAGTTCTTCAAAAACGTGGACTGTGGTAACGTTATGCAAGCCAATGAGATGGGTTCTCCTTACCCCAGCAGCAATGCAATACT AGAGCATGCCAACCAGGTGAAACGCAGCAAGCAGAGGCTCCTGGAGCAGATCCAGTCTAGACGCTTTCAGGACTGGGAGAGTGAGGCCCACCACTCCGACTCTGCCATCCCGTTTTTCTCCCCTGACACCGACCCTCGCCTCAAACCCCCATGCCTGCAGAGCATCCCTGAGATGGGGTCATCAGAGCGGCTGCCCAGCAAACGGCTGCCCCCAGGCTCAGCCATGGCCGATACCCTGGGGGAGTTCCTTCTCCCTGGGGATGCCCCGGGCTTGGAGGGTCTGTATGAGGACACAAACTCATCTCTTCACAACATGTCCATGTTTGACCAATGCTCCAGTGCTTCCTCTGACTCTAGCATCGACATTGCCTTTGTGCGCTACCCCAAGAGCCACCAGGCCGTCCGTGAGGTCTACAACAGCGGGGGCAGCCGGGAGAGTGGGTACAAGCAGCTGCCTGGTCGGGGGTGCGTGTCTCCAGACGAGGCCGGAATGATGCGAGTTCACCACCACCGCCCCCTGCAGGCCGATCAGCGTAAGAGCAAGTCCCTGAACGGGTTGCAGCTGGACAGCACTGTGAGTGGGGATAGTGGCCCCGGACATCTCTCTGACCACCTAAGGGGCCACGGGGCCCACCAACACCCCAAGCTGGAGAGGCAGTCCAGTAATAAATATCACCCACGCAGCAGCAAGAGCCAGAGCAGCAACAACAGCCCCATCAGCCCCCCGCAGCAAAAggcagagccagagagacagatagcAGCCACTGAAGAGCTACATAACCACCACAACAAGGTGCGCATCAGGGAGTGGATGGATGAAGGCCACAGTTATCAAGCAATGAG GACTCTGGGAGCCTACCCTGGGGGGAGGAGCCAAGATGGAAGGCTGAGGGGAataaccacacccccttcagtgAGAGGAGCCGGAAACAGGAGAAGGGAGGATTCAGAAGCTCCTTCAAGAAGCTCTTCAAGAAAAA GTcggggggaggagagaaagacaagGACAAAGATAAGACAGAAAGCCAGAACTCCAGTGAGCAAGAGGCAGTCAATACCCCAGGAGTTGCCCACCTAG
- the LOC139562593 gene encoding rho guanine nucleotide exchange factor 33-like isoform X4: MENGKSDEQDQEMEEANLEIAQLQALVVELRTGLQGVLQDMSALQQRDKGLEERAQGQQSDVDDRIMGIRNSLNTFKEDLSGALSQIKEVTSRQRELQKGLELLQSETGREILSVQQRKSSKGDCIGEGHGCLSNQTELNVIQHYFASLPSGSPQMSTASTQTSNSEQDAASGQPQRAQSKSPVWRERKESRDDTDAQSVPENGKRQVAALELLESERVYVSYLSLLLKANITFNSSEALHTKDKRPFPSSLRFLIQQHLELLHTLQERVLKCQWQGIMGDVFMRLTSKESDFLDFYVSYLKELPECLSVVSMLTTTSLKAAGLFEGDIMGDETHPSLHTLLLQPVQRIPEYLLLLQTLLKQTDAEHPDYYLLLLCIQQFSAFTAQYAHLLQHNQELLLHNRKELKRSASDPGSDLVFWSTMKQFFKNVDCGNVMQANEMGSPYPSSNAILEHANQVKRSKQRLLEQIQSRRFQDWESEAHHSDSAIPFFSPDTDPRLKPPCLQSIPEMGSSERLPSKRLPPGSAMADTLGEFLLPGDAPGLEGLYEDTNSSLHNMSMFDQCSSASSDSSIDIAFVRYPKSHQAVREVYNSGGSRESGYKQLPGRGCVSPDEAGMMRVHHHRPLQADQRKSKSLNGLQLDSTVSGDSGPGHLSDHLRGHGAHQHPKLERQSSNKYHPRSSKSQSSNNSPISPPQQKAEPERQIAATEELHNHHNKDSGSLPWGEEPRWKAEGNNHTPFSERSRKQEKGGFRSSFKKLFKKKSGGGEKDKDKDKTESQNSSEQEAVNTPGVAHLGIDRGTAV; the protein is encoded by the exons ATGGAAAACGGCAAGTCAGATG AACAAGACCAGGAAATGGAGGAGGCCAACCTGGAGATTGCTCAG CTGCAGGCCTTGGTGGTGGAGCTGCGTACGGGGCTGCAGGGAGTGTTACAGGACATGTCTGCGCTGCAGCAGAGGGACAAAGGTCTGGAGGAGAGGGCTCAGGGCCAGCAGAGCGATGTGGATGACAGGATCATGGGAATCAGGAACTCCCTCAACACATTTAAG GAGGACCTGAGCGGTGCTCTATCCCAGATCAAAGAGGTTACcagcagacagagagagctacagaAAGGCCTGGAGCTCCTCCAATCAGAGACCGGCAGAGAGATCCTGTCCGTTCAACAGAG GAAAAGCTCCAAAGGGGACTGCATTGGGGAGGGGCATGGGTGTCTCTCCAACCAGACAGAGCTCAATGTCATCCAGCATTACTTTGCCAGCCTACCCAGCGGCTCTCCACAGATGAGCACAGCCTCCACACAGA CCTCTAACTCAGAGCAGGACGCAGCCAGTGGCCAGCCCCAGAGAGCTCAGTCCAAGTCTCCAGTgtggagagaaaggaaagagagccGAGACGACACGGATGCACAGAGCGTCCCAGAGAACG gtaAGAGGCAGGTTGCTGCCCTGGAGCTGTTGGAGTCAGAAAGGGTATATGTGTCATACCTGTCTCTGCTgctgaaagccaacatcaccttCAACAGCTCAGAGGCCCTCCACACCAAAGACAAACG gccATTCCCCAGTTCTCTACGCTTCCTCATCCAGCAACACCTGGAGCTTCTCCACACCCTGCAGGAGAGGGTCCTCAAGTGCCAGTGGCAGGGCATCATGGGAGATGTATTCATGAGGCTCACCAGCAAAGAG AGTGATTTCCTGGACTTCTACGTGTCGTATCTTAAGGAGCTGCCTGAATGTCTGTCTGTGGTCAGCATGTTGACCACCACCTCACTAAAAGCAGCCGGCCTGTTTGAG GGTGACATCATGGGGGACgagacacacccctctctccaCACTCTGCTCCTCCAGCCAGTACAGAGGATCCCTGAGTACCTTCTGCTGCTGCAG ACCCTGTTGAAGCAGACGGATGCAGAGCACCCTGACTactacctgctgctgctgtgcaTCCAGCAGTTCAGTGCCTTCACTGCCCAGTACGCCCACCTACTGCAGCACAACCAAGAGCTGCTCCTGCACAACCGCAAGGAGCTCAAGAGGTCAGCTTCTGATCCAGGCTCAGATTTGGTGTTTTG GTCAACTATGAAGCAGTTCTTCAAAAACGTGGACTGTGGTAACGTTATGCAAGCCAATGAGATGGGTTCTCCTTACCCCAGCAGCAATGCAATACT AGAGCATGCCAACCAGGTGAAACGCAGCAAGCAGAGGCTCCTGGAGCAGATCCAGTCTAGACGCTTTCAGGACTGGGAGAGTGAGGCCCACCACTCCGACTCTGCCATCCCGTTTTTCTCCCCTGACACCGACCCTCGCCTCAAACCCCCATGCCTGCAGAGCATCCCTGAGATGGGGTCATCAGAGCGGCTGCCCAGCAAACGGCTGCCCCCAGGCTCAGCCATGGCCGATACCCTGGGGGAGTTCCTTCTCCCTGGGGATGCCCCGGGCTTGGAGGGTCTGTATGAGGACACAAACTCATCTCTTCACAACATGTCCATGTTTGACCAATGCTCCAGTGCTTCCTCTGACTCTAGCATCGACATTGCCTTTGTGCGCTACCCCAAGAGCCACCAGGCCGTCCGTGAGGTCTACAACAGCGGGGGCAGCCGGGAGAGTGGGTACAAGCAGCTGCCTGGTCGGGGGTGCGTGTCTCCAGACGAGGCCGGAATGATGCGAGTTCACCACCACCGCCCCCTGCAGGCCGATCAGCGTAAGAGCAAGTCCCTGAACGGGTTGCAGCTGGACAGCACTGTGAGTGGGGATAGTGGCCCCGGACATCTCTCTGACCACCTAAGGGGCCACGGGGCCCACCAACACCCCAAGCTGGAGAGGCAGTCCAGTAATAAATATCACCCACGCAGCAGCAAGAGCCAGAGCAGCAACAACAGCCCCATCAGCCCCCCGCAGCAAAAggcagagccagagagacagatagcAGCCACTGAAGAGCTACATAACCACCACAACAAG GACTCTGGGAGCCTACCCTGGGGGGAGGAGCCAAGATGGAAGGCTGAGGGGAataaccacacccccttcagtgAGAGGAGCCGGAAACAGGAGAAGGGAGGATTCAGAAGCTCCTTCAAGAAGCTCTTCAAGAAAAA GTcggggggaggagagaaagacaagGACAAAGATAAGACAGAAAGCCAGAACTCCAGTGAGCAAGAGGCAGTCAATACCCCAGGAGTTGCCCACCTAGGCATCGACCGTGGGACTGCTGTGTGA
- the LOC139562593 gene encoding rho guanine nucleotide exchange factor 33-like isoform X1 — translation MENGKSDEQDQEMEEANLEIAQLQALVVELRTGLQGVLQDMSALQQRDKGLEERAQGQQSDVDDRIMGIRNSLNTFKEDLSGALSQIKEVTSRQRELQKGLELLQSETGREILSVQQRKSSKGDCIGEGHGCLSNQTELNVIQHYFASLPSGSPQMSTASTQTSNSEQDAASGQPQRAQSKSPVWRERKESRDDTDAQSVPENGKRQVAALELLESERVYVSYLSLLLKANITFNSSEALHTKDKRPFPSSLRFLIQQHLELLHTLQERVLKCQWQGIMGDVFMRLTSKESDFLDFYVSYLKELPECLSVVSMLTTTSLKAAGLFEGDIMGDETHPSLHTLLLQPVQRIPEYLLLLQTLLKQTDAEHPDYYLLLLCIQQFSAFTAQYAHLLQHNQELLLHNRKELKRSASDPGSDLVFWSTMKQFFKNVDCGNVMQANEMGSPYPSSNAILLPLSPHREHANQVKRSKQRLLEQIQSRRFQDWESEAHHSDSAIPFFSPDTDPRLKPPCLQSIPEMGSSERLPSKRLPPGSAMADTLGEFLLPGDAPGLEGLYEDTNSSLHNMSMFDQCSSASSDSSIDIAFVRYPKSHQAVREVYNSGGSRESGYKQLPGRGCVSPDEAGMMRVHHHRPLQADQRKSKSLNGLQLDSTVSGDSGPGHLSDHLRGHGAHQHPKLERQSSNKYHPRSSKSQSSNNSPISPPQQKAEPERQIAATEELHNHHNKVRIREWMDEGHSYQAMRTLGAYPGGRSQDGRLRGITTPPSVRGAGNRRREDSEAPSRSSSRKSRGEERKTRTKIRQKARTPVSKRQSIPQELPT, via the exons ATGGAAAACGGCAAGTCAGATG AACAAGACCAGGAAATGGAGGAGGCCAACCTGGAGATTGCTCAG CTGCAGGCCTTGGTGGTGGAGCTGCGTACGGGGCTGCAGGGAGTGTTACAGGACATGTCTGCGCTGCAGCAGAGGGACAAAGGTCTGGAGGAGAGGGCTCAGGGCCAGCAGAGCGATGTGGATGACAGGATCATGGGAATCAGGAACTCCCTCAACACATTTAAG GAGGACCTGAGCGGTGCTCTATCCCAGATCAAAGAGGTTACcagcagacagagagagctacagaAAGGCCTGGAGCTCCTCCAATCAGAGACCGGCAGAGAGATCCTGTCCGTTCAACAGAG GAAAAGCTCCAAAGGGGACTGCATTGGGGAGGGGCATGGGTGTCTCTCCAACCAGACAGAGCTCAATGTCATCCAGCATTACTTTGCCAGCCTACCCAGCGGCTCTCCACAGATGAGCACAGCCTCCACACAGA CCTCTAACTCAGAGCAGGACGCAGCCAGTGGCCAGCCCCAGAGAGCTCAGTCCAAGTCTCCAGTgtggagagaaaggaaagagagccGAGACGACACGGATGCACAGAGCGTCCCAGAGAACG gtaAGAGGCAGGTTGCTGCCCTGGAGCTGTTGGAGTCAGAAAGGGTATATGTGTCATACCTGTCTCTGCTgctgaaagccaacatcaccttCAACAGCTCAGAGGCCCTCCACACCAAAGACAAACG gccATTCCCCAGTTCTCTACGCTTCCTCATCCAGCAACACCTGGAGCTTCTCCACACCCTGCAGGAGAGGGTCCTCAAGTGCCAGTGGCAGGGCATCATGGGAGATGTATTCATGAGGCTCACCAGCAAAGAG AGTGATTTCCTGGACTTCTACGTGTCGTATCTTAAGGAGCTGCCTGAATGTCTGTCTGTGGTCAGCATGTTGACCACCACCTCACTAAAAGCAGCCGGCCTGTTTGAG GGTGACATCATGGGGGACgagacacacccctctctccaCACTCTGCTCCTCCAGCCAGTACAGAGGATCCCTGAGTACCTTCTGCTGCTGCAG ACCCTGTTGAAGCAGACGGATGCAGAGCACCCTGACTactacctgctgctgctgtgcaTCCAGCAGTTCAGTGCCTTCACTGCCCAGTACGCCCACCTACTGCAGCACAACCAAGAGCTGCTCCTGCACAACCGCAAGGAGCTCAAGAGGTCAGCTTCTGATCCAGGCTCAGATTTGGTGTTTTG GTCAACTATGAAGCAGTTCTTCAAAAACGTGGACTGTGGTAACGTTATGCAAGCCAATGAGATGGGTTCTCCTTACCCCAGCAGCAATGCAATACT tctccccctctcccctcacaGAGAGCATGCCAACCAGGTGAAACGCAGCAAGCAGAGGCTCCTGGAGCAGATCCAGTCTAGACGCTTTCAGGACTGGGAGAGTGAGGCCCACCACTCCGACTCTGCCATCCCGTTTTTCTCCCCTGACACCGACCCTCGCCTCAAACCCCCATGCCTGCAGAGCATCCCTGAGATGGGGTCATCAGAGCGGCTGCCCAGCAAACGGCTGCCCCCAGGCTCAGCCATGGCCGATACCCTGGGGGAGTTCCTTCTCCCTGGGGATGCCCCGGGCTTGGAGGGTCTGTATGAGGACACAAACTCATCTCTTCACAACATGTCCATGTTTGACCAATGCTCCAGTGCTTCCTCTGACTCTAGCATCGACATTGCCTTTGTGCGCTACCCCAAGAGCCACCAGGCCGTCCGTGAGGTCTACAACAGCGGGGGCAGCCGGGAGAGTGGGTACAAGCAGCTGCCTGGTCGGGGGTGCGTGTCTCCAGACGAGGCCGGAATGATGCGAGTTCACCACCACCGCCCCCTGCAGGCCGATCAGCGTAAGAGCAAGTCCCTGAACGGGTTGCAGCTGGACAGCACTGTGAGTGGGGATAGTGGCCCCGGACATCTCTCTGACCACCTAAGGGGCCACGGGGCCCACCAACACCCCAAGCTGGAGAGGCAGTCCAGTAATAAATATCACCCACGCAGCAGCAAGAGCCAGAGCAGCAACAACAGCCCCATCAGCCCCCCGCAGCAAAAggcagagccagagagacagatagcAGCCACTGAAGAGCTACATAACCACCACAACAAGGTGCGCATCAGGGAGTGGATGGATGAAGGCCACAGTTATCAAGCAATGAG GACTCTGGGAGCCTACCCTGGGGGGAGGAGCCAAGATGGAAGGCTGAGGGGAataaccacacccccttcagtgAGAGGAGCCGGAAACAGGAGAAGGGAGGATTCAGAAGCTCCTTCAAGAAGCTCTTCAAGAAAAA GTcggggggaggagagaaagacaagGACAAAGATAAGACAGAAAGCCAGAACTCCAGTGAGCAAGAGGCAGTCAATACCCCAGGAGTTGCCCACCTAG
- the LOC139562593 gene encoding rho guanine nucleotide exchange factor 33-like isoform X3 produces MENGKSDEQDQEMEEANLEIAQLQALVVELRTGLQGVLQDMSALQQRDKGLEERAQGQQSDVDDRIMGIRNSLNTFKEDLSGALSQIKEVTSRQRELQKGLELLQSETGREILSVQQRKSSKGDCIGEGHGCLSNQTELNVIQHYFASLPSGSPQMSTASTQTSNSEQDAASGQPQRAQSKSPVWRERKESRDDTDAQSVPENGKRQVAALELLESERVYVSYLSLLLKANITFNSSEALHTKDKRPFPSSLRFLIQQHLELLHTLQERVLKCQWQGIMGDVFMRLTSKESDFLDFYVSYLKELPECLSVVSMLTTTSLKAAGLFEGDIMGDETHPSLHTLLLQPVQRIPEYLLLLQTLLKQTDAEHPDYYLLLLCIQQFSAFTAQYAHLLQHNQELLLHNRKELKRSASDPGSDLVFWSTMKQFFKNVDCGNVMQANEMGSPYPSSNAILLPLSPHREHANQVKRSKQRLLEQIQSRRFQDWESEAHHSDSAIPFFSPDTDPRLKPPCLQSIPEMGSSERLPSKRLPPGSAMADTLGEFLLPGDAPGLEGLYEDTNSSLHNMSMFDQCSSASSDSSIDIAFVRYPKSHQAVREVYNSGGSRESGYKQLPGRGCVSPDEAGMMRVHHHRPLQADQRKSKSLNGLQLDSTVSGDSGPGHLSDHLRGHGAHQHPKLERQSSNKYHPRSSKSQSSNNSPISPPQQKAEPERQIAATEELHNHHNKDSGSLPWGEEPRWKAEGNNHTPFSERSRKQEKGGFRSSFKKLFKKKSGGGEKDKDKDKTESQNSSEQEAVNTPGVAHLGIDRGTAV; encoded by the exons ATGGAAAACGGCAAGTCAGATG AACAAGACCAGGAAATGGAGGAGGCCAACCTGGAGATTGCTCAG CTGCAGGCCTTGGTGGTGGAGCTGCGTACGGGGCTGCAGGGAGTGTTACAGGACATGTCTGCGCTGCAGCAGAGGGACAAAGGTCTGGAGGAGAGGGCTCAGGGCCAGCAGAGCGATGTGGATGACAGGATCATGGGAATCAGGAACTCCCTCAACACATTTAAG GAGGACCTGAGCGGTGCTCTATCCCAGATCAAAGAGGTTACcagcagacagagagagctacagaAAGGCCTGGAGCTCCTCCAATCAGAGACCGGCAGAGAGATCCTGTCCGTTCAACAGAG GAAAAGCTCCAAAGGGGACTGCATTGGGGAGGGGCATGGGTGTCTCTCCAACCAGACAGAGCTCAATGTCATCCAGCATTACTTTGCCAGCCTACCCAGCGGCTCTCCACAGATGAGCACAGCCTCCACACAGA CCTCTAACTCAGAGCAGGACGCAGCCAGTGGCCAGCCCCAGAGAGCTCAGTCCAAGTCTCCAGTgtggagagaaaggaaagagagccGAGACGACACGGATGCACAGAGCGTCCCAGAGAACG gtaAGAGGCAGGTTGCTGCCCTGGAGCTGTTGGAGTCAGAAAGGGTATATGTGTCATACCTGTCTCTGCTgctgaaagccaacatcaccttCAACAGCTCAGAGGCCCTCCACACCAAAGACAAACG gccATTCCCCAGTTCTCTACGCTTCCTCATCCAGCAACACCTGGAGCTTCTCCACACCCTGCAGGAGAGGGTCCTCAAGTGCCAGTGGCAGGGCATCATGGGAGATGTATTCATGAGGCTCACCAGCAAAGAG AGTGATTTCCTGGACTTCTACGTGTCGTATCTTAAGGAGCTGCCTGAATGTCTGTCTGTGGTCAGCATGTTGACCACCACCTCACTAAAAGCAGCCGGCCTGTTTGAG GGTGACATCATGGGGGACgagacacacccctctctccaCACTCTGCTCCTCCAGCCAGTACAGAGGATCCCTGAGTACCTTCTGCTGCTGCAG ACCCTGTTGAAGCAGACGGATGCAGAGCACCCTGACTactacctgctgctgctgtgcaTCCAGCAGTTCAGTGCCTTCACTGCCCAGTACGCCCACCTACTGCAGCACAACCAAGAGCTGCTCCTGCACAACCGCAAGGAGCTCAAGAGGTCAGCTTCTGATCCAGGCTCAGATTTGGTGTTTTG GTCAACTATGAAGCAGTTCTTCAAAAACGTGGACTGTGGTAACGTTATGCAAGCCAATGAGATGGGTTCTCCTTACCCCAGCAGCAATGCAATACT tctccccctctcccctcacaGAGAGCATGCCAACCAGGTGAAACGCAGCAAGCAGAGGCTCCTGGAGCAGATCCAGTCTAGACGCTTTCAGGACTGGGAGAGTGAGGCCCACCACTCCGACTCTGCCATCCCGTTTTTCTCCCCTGACACCGACCCTCGCCTCAAACCCCCATGCCTGCAGAGCATCCCTGAGATGGGGTCATCAGAGCGGCTGCCCAGCAAACGGCTGCCCCCAGGCTCAGCCATGGCCGATACCCTGGGGGAGTTCCTTCTCCCTGGGGATGCCCCGGGCTTGGAGGGTCTGTATGAGGACACAAACTCATCTCTTCACAACATGTCCATGTTTGACCAATGCTCCAGTGCTTCCTCTGACTCTAGCATCGACATTGCCTTTGTGCGCTACCCCAAGAGCCACCAGGCCGTCCGTGAGGTCTACAACAGCGGGGGCAGCCGGGAGAGTGGGTACAAGCAGCTGCCTGGTCGGGGGTGCGTGTCTCCAGACGAGGCCGGAATGATGCGAGTTCACCACCACCGCCCCCTGCAGGCCGATCAGCGTAAGAGCAAGTCCCTGAACGGGTTGCAGCTGGACAGCACTGTGAGTGGGGATAGTGGCCCCGGACATCTCTCTGACCACCTAAGGGGCCACGGGGCCCACCAACACCCCAAGCTGGAGAGGCAGTCCAGTAATAAATATCACCCACGCAGCAGCAAGAGCCAGAGCAGCAACAACAGCCCCATCAGCCCCCCGCAGCAAAAggcagagccagagagacagatagcAGCCACTGAAGAGCTACATAACCACCACAACAAG GACTCTGGGAGCCTACCCTGGGGGGAGGAGCCAAGATGGAAGGCTGAGGGGAataaccacacccccttcagtgAGAGGAGCCGGAAACAGGAGAAGGGAGGATTCAGAAGCTCCTTCAAGAAGCTCTTCAAGAAAAA GTcggggggaggagagaaagacaagGACAAAGATAAGACAGAAAGCCAGAACTCCAGTGAGCAAGAGGCAGTCAATACCCCAGGAGTTGCCCACCTAGGCATCGACCGTGGGACTGCTGTGTGA